In Anaerobacillus isosaccharinicus, one genomic interval encodes:
- a CDS encoding PepSY domain-containing protein — translation MSLKRFLVGAGIGFFVGAVLKDQLTKELISPEKALRVVKQKLSKQGSVEGSWIHMIPESYEKSLLDYTVYRGGVSCTIEGEFYQFDFIVDGNTGAILELTSQD, via the coding sequence ATGAGCTTAAAACGATTTTTAGTAGGAGCTGGAATTGGCTTTTTTGTGGGAGCAGTTCTGAAGGACCAATTAACAAAAGAACTGATTTCACCTGAAAAAGCTTTAAGAGTAGTGAAACAAAAACTAAGCAAGCAAGGATCAGTGGAAGGTTCTTGGATTCATATGATTCCTGAAAGCTACGAAAAAAGTCTTTTAGATTACACAGTTTATCGTGGCGGAGTATCTTGTACGATCGAAGGAGAATTTTATCAATTTGACTTTATTGTTGATGGAAATACCGGGGCCATACTAGAATTGACTTCACAAGATTAA
- a CDS encoding M42 family metallopeptidase produces MNQETLQLFKTLTELQGAPGFEHQVRKFVRNELEKYTDEIIQDRLGSIFGVKRGDENGPKVMVAGHMDEVGFMVTSISDKGLIRFQTLGGWWSQVLLAQRMQIMTDNGPVIGVIGSIPPHLLDEAKRNKPMEIKNMFIDIGADDKADALKIGIKPGQQIVPICPFTPMANEKKILAKAWDNRYGCGLAIELLKELKDEKTPNILFSGATVQEEVGLRGAQTAANMIEPDIFYALDASPANDATGDKDAFGHLGRGALLRIYDRSMITHRGIRDFILDTAETNNIPYQYFISQGGTDAGRVHTSGNGVPSAVIGLCSRYIHTSASIIHVDDYAAAKALLVKLVKTTDKTAVETIRNNS; encoded by the coding sequence ATGAATCAAGAAACATTACAATTGTTTAAAACATTAACAGAACTTCAAGGTGCCCCAGGGTTTGAGCATCAAGTTAGAAAATTTGTTAGAAATGAACTAGAAAAGTATACGGATGAAATTATTCAAGATCGTCTTGGTAGTATTTTTGGTGTGAAACGTGGTGACGAAAATGGACCAAAGGTAATGGTTGCTGGACATATGGATGAAGTAGGTTTTATGGTAACATCTATTTCAGATAAAGGGCTTATTCGCTTCCAAACTCTTGGTGGCTGGTGGAGCCAAGTGTTATTAGCGCAACGCATGCAAATCATGACGGATAACGGTCCTGTTATTGGCGTTATTGGTTCAATTCCTCCACATTTACTTGACGAAGCAAAACGTAACAAGCCAATGGAAATCAAAAATATGTTTATTGATATTGGTGCAGATGATAAAGCTGATGCCCTGAAAATTGGTATTAAGCCTGGTCAGCAAATTGTTCCTATTTGTCCATTTACACCAATGGCAAATGAAAAGAAAATTTTAGCAAAGGCTTGGGATAATCGCTATGGTTGTGGTCTAGCAATTGAACTTTTAAAAGAGTTAAAAGATGAGAAGACTCCAAACATTCTTTTTTCAGGAGCAACAGTTCAAGAAGAAGTTGGTTTAAGAGGTGCTCAAACTGCTGCAAATATGATTGAACCAGATATCTTTTATGCATTAGATGCAAGCCCAGCAAATGACGCTACAGGTGATAAGGATGCTTTCGGCCATTTAGGCAGAGGTGCACTTCTTCGAATTTATGATCGATCAATGATTACTCATCGTGGAATTCGTGACTTTATCCTAGATACTGCTGAAACAAATAATATTCCATATCAATACTTTATTTCCCAAGGTGGAACAGATGCAGGTAGAGTTCACACTTCTGGTAATGGTGTTCCATCTGCTGTTATTGGTTTATGTTCACGTTACATCCATACGTCAGCTTCGATTATTCATGTTGATGATTACGCAGCAGCTAAGGCATTGCTAGTGAAACTTGTTAAAACTACAGATAAAACTGCTGTTGAAACAATTAGGAATAACAGTTAA
- a CDS encoding DUF84 family protein — MKVAIGSTNPTKIEAVRNVLGGLIEIIPIDAPSYVSEQPFGDEETLTGALNRARECLKKADVQFAIGLEGGVTKSDHGLMVINWGALVDFDGNEYIASGARAVLPIEVEKEIQSGKTLGEAMDGFTKRKGVSKKEGAMGIITNGRINRDEMFAHVVKILVGQYEFNKELQEE, encoded by the coding sequence ATGAAAGTAGCCATTGGTTCGACTAATCCTACAAAAATTGAGGCTGTTAGAAATGTATTAGGAGGTCTCATTGAAATAATTCCAATAGATGCCCCTTCCTATGTGTCTGAACAACCATTTGGTGATGAAGAAACATTAACTGGTGCACTTAATCGTGCAAGAGAATGTTTAAAGAAAGCAGACGTTCAATTTGCCATTGGTTTAGAAGGTGGGGTAACGAAGTCAGATCATGGATTAATGGTGATCAACTGGGGTGCCCTTGTAGATTTTGATGGGAATGAGTATATAGCTAGTGGTGCTAGAGCTGTTCTTCCTATTGAGGTGGAGAAAGAGATACAAAGCGGGAAAACTTTAGGTGAAGCAATGGATGGATTTACGAAGCGAAAAGGTGTAAGCAAAAAAGAAGGGGCAATGGGTATTATTACAAATGGCCGAATTAATCGAGACGAAATGTTTGCTCACGTTGTAAAAATTCTCGTTGGCCAATATGAATTTAATAAAGAACTCCAAGAAGAGTAA
- the phnC gene encoding phosphonate ABC transporter ATP-binding protein translates to MLEINDLHVQYPKAKEHALSNLNLSFQKGEFVCILGKSGAGKSTFIRCINGLQRPTSGAVIWKEKNIFHLKEEQLRKVRVEMGMIFQHFNLIPRLSVYQNVLTGMFGKRPPWKNLFGIFSKEEKNLAVKMIENVDLTGHKDKRVEALSGGQKQRVAIARALLQNPKVFLGDEPVASLDPGTANRIFSLLQSIHNEYDLLTIINVHDVILAKQFATRIIALRDGVVVFDDIPDNFTDEVYDLVYE, encoded by the coding sequence ATGCTAGAGATAAATGATTTACATGTTCAGTATCCAAAAGCAAAGGAGCACGCCCTTTCTAATTTAAATCTATCTTTTCAAAAAGGTGAATTCGTTTGTATCTTAGGAAAAAGCGGTGCTGGGAAATCGACGTTTATTCGTTGTATAAATGGATTACAACGTCCTACATCAGGTGCCGTCATCTGGAAAGAGAAAAATATCTTTCATCTGAAGGAAGAACAATTACGAAAAGTACGGGTGGAAATGGGCATGATCTTTCAACATTTCAACTTAATCCCACGGCTAAGCGTTTACCAAAATGTATTAACAGGAATGTTTGGAAAACGCCCTCCTTGGAAAAACTTATTTGGCATTTTTTCTAAAGAAGAGAAGAATTTAGCCGTTAAGATGATTGAAAATGTTGATTTGACTGGCCATAAAGACAAACGAGTTGAAGCATTAAGTGGTGGTCAAAAACAGCGGGTCGCTATTGCACGAGCACTTCTACAAAATCCAAAAGTATTTCTAGGAGATGAGCCCGTAGCAAGTTTAGACCCCGGAACCGCTAATCGTATTTTTTCATTACTTCAATCGATCCATAATGAATATGACTTATTGACCATTATTAATGTTCACGATGTCATTTTAGCAAAGCAATTTGCCACTAGAATTATTGCCTTAAGAGATGGCGTCGTTGTTTTCGATGATATTCCTGACAACTTTACGGATGAAGTATACGACTTAGTTTATGAATAA
- a CDS encoding PhnE/PtxC family ABC transporter permease: protein MLRDGIAVLFSILPQIWPNVLSHFFYRFEVAIRTSLILGFIGAGGIGQLLFNHFQTFQYKSVAMDIFVIIVLVVLVDFVGGKIRERTI, encoded by the coding sequence GTGCTACGAGATGGGATAGCTGTCTTATTTTCAATCCTTCCGCAAATTTGGCCTAATGTTTTAAGTCACTTTTTCTATCGATTTGAAGTAGCTATCAGAACATCCTTAATTTTAGGCTTTATCGGCGCTGGCGGAATTGGGCAATTACTATTTAACCATTTCCAAACGTTTCAATATAAATCGGTAGCGATGGATATTTTCGTAATTATTGTCCTTGTCGTTTTGGTTGACTTTGTTGGTGGGAAAATTCGTGAAAGGACTATATAA
- a CDS encoding PhnE/PtxC family ABC transporter permease has translation MVWFKPKYIFIGLFLVVAVWYSMELTQFQLEKFKNIPNMFYFIRDQFFPLNWTILSRLIDASFVTLAMAFLGTFIALIAAIPFSFMAARNTSRHPVLCWFNRTILSGLRSIPEIVFGLVFVVSLGLGPFPAVLAIMLHNIGVLGKLISELIESAETGPQEAMKSVGATRWDSCLIFNPSANLA, from the coding sequence ATGGTTTGGTTTAAACCGAAGTATATTTTTATCGGTCTTTTTCTAGTTGTAGCTGTTTGGTACAGTATGGAATTAACACAATTCCAGCTCGAAAAATTTAAGAACATCCCGAATATGTTTTATTTTATTAGGGATCAGTTTTTCCCTCTTAATTGGACTATCTTAAGTCGTTTAATTGATGCCTCTTTTGTAACACTTGCCATGGCATTTTTAGGGACTTTCATCGCTCTTATCGCCGCGATTCCTTTTAGTTTTATGGCAGCTAGGAATACGAGTAGGCATCCAGTTTTATGCTGGTTCAATCGAACAATCCTTAGTGGACTTCGTTCAATTCCAGAGATTGTTTTTGGATTGGTCTTTGTTGTTTCCCTTGGACTAGGTCCTTTTCCTGCTGTACTTGCAATTATGTTACATAATATTGGTGTTTTAGGTAAATTAATTTCTGAACTCATTGAATCAGCTGAGACTGGACCTCAAGAGGCGATGAAATCGGTCGGTGCTACGAGATGGGATAGCTGTCTTATTTTCAATCCTTCCGCAAATTTGGCCTAA